The stretch of DNA TTCTTAAAACGAACATAACCAGATTTTATTGCATATATAGTATGATCTTTCCCTATTCCCACATTTATACCAGGATGGTGTTTAGTCCCCCTTTGACGAATTATTATATTTCCTGAACTAGCATACTGATTTCCATATATTTTAACACCTAATCTTCTACCTATTGAATCTCTTCCATTTCTAGAACTTCCTGAACCTTTTTTGTGAGCCATTTTTTTATTTTTTAATAAATGAAATTACTTTTATTTTCGTAAAATGAGGTCTGACACCTTTTTTTACTTTATACCCTTTCCTTCTTTTTTTTTTAAAAACAATAATTTTTTTTCCTTTTAAATGTTGTAATATTTCTACTTCTATAATAATATTGTTTAAAAAAGGTGTCCCTAAATATGATTCTTTTTCTGAAGAAAAAAATAAAACTTTATTTAAGATAATCTTTTTTCCTTCTTCTACAATAATTTTAGGAACATAAGAATATTTTTTTTCAAAAAGTTTAAATTGTTTTCCTTGTATATTAACGATAGCATAATTCATTTTAATATTTATTTATTAATAATATTTATGGTTTTTAAAATAGATTCAAATAAATAATCTATTTCTTCAAAAGTATTGTAAATAGAAAAACTAGCACGAACCATTCCCGTAACTCCAAAAAAATTCATTAATGGTTGAGCACATAAATGACCTGTACGAACAGCAATACCTAAACGGTCTAAAATACTTCCTACATCAAAAGGATGAAAACTATTCAAATTAAAAGAAATAATACCAGAATTTTTAGTATTATCTCCATATAATTTTATTCCGTTTATAGATCCTAAACGTTTTATAGCATATTTTACTAATTTTTCTTTATAATATTGAATATTTGATACCCCTATTTCTGTCACAAAATCTATAGCAGCACCCCACACAATAATTCCTTCTATATTGGGTGTTCCTGCTTCAAATTTAAATGGTAACTTTGAATAAGTCGTTTTTTTAAAACTTACATTTTCAATCATTTCTCCACCAAATTGATAAGGAGGAAAAGTTTCTAATATTTTTTTTTTCCCGTATAATACACCAATTCCAGTTGGTCCATACATTTTGTGCGCAGAAAAAACGTAAAAATCGACATTTAAATCTTGCATATTTATATCAAAATTTGAAATAGCTTGCGCTCCATCTATTAAAACTAAAGATCCATATTTGTGAGATAAATTTATAATCCATTTAATTGGATTAATTATTCCTAAAACGTTGGATATATGGCTTATAGAAACTAATTTAGTTTTCTCTGAAATTAGAGATTTAAAATTTTCTAAATTCAACAATCCATTTTCATAAATAGATATTACTTTTAAAGTAAGACCTATCTTTTCAGATATAATTTGCCATGGAACAATATTGGAATGATGTTCCATATGAGAAATAATGATTTCATCTCCTTTTTTAAGAAAAAAACTAATACATGAAGCTACTAAATTAATAGATTCTGTGGTTCCTTTTGTAAAAATAATTTCTGAAGATTCATTAGCATGAATAAACTTCTGTATTTTATTTCTTACATTTTCAACTTGATAAG from Blattabacterium cuenoti encodes:
- the rpmA gene encoding 50S ribosomal protein L27, whose product is MAHKKGSGSSRNGRDSIGRRLGVKIYGNQYASSGNIIIRQRGTKHHPGINVGIGKDHTIYAIKSGYVRFKKVKNNRSIVSIVLNENQ
- the rplU gene encoding 50S ribosomal protein L21 produces the protein MNYAIVNIQGKQFKLFEKKYSYVPKIIVEEGKKIILNKVLFFSSEKESYLGTPFLNNIIIEVEILQHLKGKKIIVFKKKRRKGYKVKKGVRPHFTKIKVISFIKK
- a CDS encoding aminotransferase class V-fold PLP-dependent enzyme — encoded protein: MLLEEDILEIRKKFPILNEKVYSHPLVYIDNAATTQKPLQVIKAIKKYYYSINSNVHRGIHFLSQKATYQVENVRNKIQKFIHANESSEIIFTKGTTESINLVASCISFFLKKGDEIIISHMEHHSNIVPWQIISEKIGLTLKVISIYENGLLNLENFKSLISEKTKLVSISHISNVLGIINPIKWIINLSHKYGSLVLIDGAQAISNFDINMQDLNVDFYVFSAHKMYGPTGIGVLYGKKKILETFPPYQFGGEMIENVSFKKTTYSKLPFKFEAGTPNIEGIIVWGAAIDFVTEIGVSNIQYYKEKLVKYAIKRLGSINGIKLYGDNTKNSGIISFNLNSFHPFDVGSILDRLGIAVRTGHLCAQPLMNFFGVTGMVRASFSIYNTFEEIDYLFESILKTINIINK